One segment of Mycolicibacterium baixiangningiae DNA contains the following:
- a CDS encoding magnesium transporter, with amino-acid sequence MEDVASSAPVHDRLDGPGTAADRATAQVPTAAVGDSVADVLDRMRGVEFVSAAAVAVLDGDRLIGVAAIERLFAAPHGVLLRDVMDAAPPVVAPETDQEEVAWEAVQRGEPGLAVVDDEGRFHGLIPPQTLIGVLLQEHREDMARLGGFLDSVDAARATSVESVTRRLWHRTPWLIVGLLGAMASAGLMAAFEAQLDAVLAVAYFVPGIVYLADAVGTQTETLAIRGLSVGVGIRRVIVPESITGLLVGLVLGGLMAPVVALMTGDWTLAAAVAVAVFAASAIATLVALALPWLLNRLHLDPAFGSGPLATVIQDLLSIVIYLGAVVAFLG; translated from the coding sequence GTGGAAGATGTCGCGAGCAGTGCCCCGGTCCATGATCGCCTCGACGGTCCCGGCACCGCTGCGGACCGGGCGACCGCGCAGGTCCCCACCGCCGCCGTCGGCGACTCCGTCGCCGATGTCCTCGACCGCATGCGGGGCGTCGAGTTCGTCAGCGCCGCGGCCGTCGCGGTGCTCGACGGCGACCGCTTGATCGGGGTCGCCGCCATCGAGCGGTTGTTCGCGGCGCCCCACGGCGTGCTGCTGCGCGACGTCATGGATGCCGCGCCGCCCGTCGTGGCGCCCGAGACCGATCAGGAGGAGGTCGCCTGGGAGGCGGTGCAGCGTGGGGAACCGGGGCTGGCCGTCGTCGACGACGAGGGCCGGTTCCACGGGCTGATTCCCCCGCAGACGCTCATCGGTGTCCTGCTGCAGGAGCACCGCGAAGACATGGCGCGCCTCGGCGGGTTCCTGGATTCGGTCGACGCGGCGCGTGCCACCAGCGTGGAGAGTGTGACCCGGCGGCTGTGGCACCGGACGCCGTGGCTGATCGTGGGGCTGCTCGGCGCAATGGCGTCGGCGGGTCTGATGGCGGCGTTCGAAGCACAGCTCGACGCCGTGCTCGCGGTCGCGTACTTCGTGCCCGGCATCGTCTATCTGGCTGATGCGGTCGGTACGCAAACCGAGACGCTGGCGATCCGCGGTCTGTCTGTCGGGGTGGGGATCCGGCGGGTGATCGTGCCGGAGAGCATCACCGGTCTGTTGGTGGGGCTGGTGCTCGGCGGGCTGATGGCGCCGGTCGTGGCGCTGATGACCGGCGACTGGACGCTCGCCGCTGCCGTCGCGGTCGCCGTCTTCGCGGCCAGCGCGATCGCGACGCTGGTGGCGCTGGCGCTGCCCTGGCTGCTGAACCGCCTCCACCTCGATCCGGCGTTCGGATCGGGTCCGCTGGCCACCGTCATCCAGGACCTTTTGTCGATCGTGATCTACCTCGGCGCGGTCGTCGCGTTCCTCGGGTGA
- a CDS encoding pyridoxamine 5'-phosphate oxidase family protein encodes MTSVTNSPLSQLTRKPGRAADLALLREVFDTAAVATVSTVLGDEPWAVPMLVARDGERLLLHGSTGAGALRHIAGGAKVCVSAFVLDGLVIAERQFDHSANYRSAVVRGVCRVVDRDEAPGLLDRFTETLIPGRAAECPPHTDKELASTLLLEVPIVDGSWVAKARTGPAADGAAWTGVVPVDTRYRAPVSDSPLPVPPSVQRLIDG; translated from the coding sequence ATGACATCTGTGACGAATTCACCGCTGAGTCAGTTGACCCGCAAACCCGGCCGGGCGGCCGATCTGGCGCTGCTGCGCGAGGTCTTCGACACGGCCGCGGTGGCGACCGTCTCGACGGTGCTGGGAGACGAGCCGTGGGCGGTCCCGATGCTCGTGGCCCGGGACGGGGAACGGCTGCTGCTGCACGGGTCGACGGGTGCGGGAGCGCTGCGCCACATCGCGGGCGGGGCCAAGGTGTGCGTGAGCGCCTTCGTCCTCGACGGGCTGGTGATCGCCGAGCGTCAGTTCGATCACTCGGCCAACTATCGCTCCGCGGTGGTGCGCGGGGTGTGCCGTGTGGTGGACCGCGACGAGGCGCCCGGGCTGCTCGACCGGTTCACCGAGACACTGATCCCCGGCCGCGCGGCCGAGTGCCCACCGCACACGGACAAGGAACTCGCGTCCACGCTGCTGCTCGAGGTGCCGATCGTCGACGGGTCGTGGGTGGCCAAGGCGCGGACGGGCCCGGCGGCGGACGGCGCGGCCTGGACCGGAGTGGTGCCCGTGGACACCCGCTACCGCGCACCCGTCTCCGATTCCCCGCTTCCCGTTCCGCCGTCGGTGCAGCGGCTCATCGACGGGTGA
- a CDS encoding FAD-binding dehydrogenase, which translates to MNADVIVVGAGLAGLVATHELTRRGKRVMLVDQENAANLGGQAYWSFGGIFLVDSPEQRRMRIKDSFELAWSDWRGSAAFDRLDDEDVWAAKWARAYVAWAAGEKRDYLTALGISFLPTVGWAERGDLSATGHGNSVPRFHVAWGTGTGIIGPFTDSTLAAAQGGLVRFRHRHRVDGLVFTDGAVTGVRGTVLAPDSAVRGAPSNRDAVGEFELSAQAVVVTTGGIGANHEIVRRFWPARMGTPPTSMITGVPAHVDGRMLDIAADSGVRLVNRDRMWHYTEGIVNWDPIWPDHAIRILPGPSSMWFDALGRRLPAPYLPGYDTLGTLRYLRTTPDIAEYDHSWFILTQRILEKEFALSGSEQNPDITAKDRKAFLKERLFSKGGPGPVEAFKKHGVDFVVSESDSADALEDLVAKMNALTAEPLLDPAIIRRQIEARDLQVANPFSKDAQIQGIHNSRSSLADRIGRTAAPHRILDPAAGPLIGIKLHILTRKTLGGIQTDLASRVIGLDGQPIDGLYAAGEVAGFGGGGVHGYNALEGTFLGGCIFSGRSAGRALADRI; encoded by the coding sequence ATGAACGCTGACGTGATCGTGGTGGGCGCGGGCCTGGCCGGCCTGGTCGCCACGCACGAGCTCACCCGCCGCGGCAAGCGGGTCATGCTCGTCGACCAGGAGAACGCAGCCAACCTCGGTGGGCAGGCGTACTGGTCGTTCGGCGGGATCTTCCTGGTGGACAGCCCCGAACAGCGCCGCATGCGAATCAAGGACTCCTTCGAGTTGGCGTGGAGCGACTGGCGGGGCAGCGCCGCGTTCGATCGCCTGGACGACGAGGACGTGTGGGCGGCCAAATGGGCCCGCGCCTACGTCGCATGGGCGGCGGGCGAGAAGCGTGACTACCTCACCGCTCTCGGCATCTCGTTCCTGCCGACGGTCGGCTGGGCCGAGCGCGGCGACCTGAGCGCCACCGGACACGGCAACTCGGTGCCCCGGTTCCACGTCGCGTGGGGCACCGGCACCGGCATCATCGGTCCGTTCACCGACTCCACGCTCGCCGCCGCGCAGGGCGGACTGGTGCGATTCCGCCACCGCCATCGGGTCGACGGCCTGGTGTTCACCGACGGTGCCGTCACCGGCGTGCGCGGCACGGTGCTGGCCCCCGACAGCGCGGTGCGCGGCGCCCCGTCGAACCGCGACGCCGTCGGCGAATTCGAACTCTCCGCGCAGGCAGTGGTGGTGACGACGGGCGGCATCGGCGCCAATCACGAGATCGTGCGCCGCTTCTGGCCCGCGCGGATGGGCACCCCGCCGACGTCGATGATCACCGGGGTGCCCGCCCACGTCGACGGCCGGATGCTCGACATCGCGGCGGATTCTGGTGTGCGCCTTGTCAATCGGGACCGGATGTGGCACTACACCGAGGGTATCGTCAACTGGGATCCGATCTGGCCCGACCACGCGATCCGCATCCTGCCCGGACCGTCGTCGATGTGGTTCGACGCGCTGGGCCGCCGGCTTCCCGCGCCGTACCTTCCCGGCTACGACACCCTGGGCACGCTGCGCTATCTGCGCACCACACCGGACATCGCCGAGTACGACCACTCCTGGTTCATCCTGACCCAGCGCATCCTCGAGAAGGAGTTCGCGTTGTCCGGGTCGGAACAGAATCCCGACATCACCGCGAAAGACCGCAAAGCGTTCCTCAAGGAGCGGCTGTTCAGCAAGGGCGGACCCGGTCCGGTCGAGGCGTTCAAGAAGCACGGGGTGGACTTCGTCGTCTCGGAGTCGGATTCCGCCGACGCCCTCGAGGACCTGGTCGCGAAGATGAACGCGCTCACCGCCGAACCCCTGCTCGACCCGGCGATCATCCGCCGCCAGATCGAGGCGCGCGATCTGCAGGTCGCCAATCCGTTCAGCAAGGACGCGCAGATCCAGGGCATCCACAACTCACGCAGCTCACTGGCCGACCGCATCGGCCGCACCGCGGCACCGCACCGCATCCTCGACCCGGCGGCCGGACCGCTGATCGGCATCAAACTGCACATCCTGACCCGAAAGACGTTGGGCGGCATCCAAACCGACCTCGCGTCACGCGTCATCGGCCTGGACGGGCAACCGATCGACGGCCTGTACGCAGCCGGTGAGGTGGCGGGTTTCGGCGGTGGTGGCGTGCACGGATACAACGCCCTGGAAGGCACGTTCCTCGGCGGGTGCATCTTCTCGGGCCGTTCCGCCGGCCGGGCCCTGGCCGACCGGATCTGA
- a CDS encoding sensor domain-containing diguanylate cyclase: MQANSGFDAALRRRMLLVYLAILWTLYAVAVLSAHTLDTQPSDGRGELFALALLTVGVLTAARPPLCGWRYVVALVCVSVSPVAALLFHEQIAAQVWSVIPLMFVAMFLRTWHGPAVTRVVVTALAAAAVMALVIAPAPVPSLWFVFYVACIVGSAEIFGLANSVLVDAALRDPLTSVWNRAGVVRHATRVIGRARRRGDQVAVVVLDVDDFKGVNDRRGHAAGDLVLSGLAQRWVSRLPPNSVIGRVGGDEFVVLLGGSDEHRARALAAELVDGHSVDVTYGVAAGPAESDAFETLFASADEDLYRSKRARSPQAATRKPATSSATGPACSRNDCSGPISGSS; this comes from the coding sequence ATGCAGGCGAATTCGGGGTTCGACGCGGCGCTGCGCCGCCGGATGCTGCTGGTGTACCTGGCGATCCTGTGGACGCTGTACGCGGTGGCGGTGCTGTCGGCGCATACGCTCGACACCCAACCCTCCGACGGCCGTGGGGAACTCTTCGCCCTGGCGCTGCTCACGGTCGGCGTGTTGACGGCGGCGCGTCCCCCGCTGTGCGGATGGCGTTATGTGGTGGCCCTGGTGTGCGTGAGCGTGTCGCCGGTGGCGGCGTTGCTGTTCCACGAACAGATCGCCGCCCAGGTGTGGTCGGTGATCCCGCTGATGTTCGTCGCCATGTTCCTCCGCACATGGCACGGCCCCGCCGTGACGCGCGTGGTGGTGACGGCGTTGGCCGCGGCGGCCGTCATGGCGCTGGTGATCGCGCCGGCCCCGGTGCCCAGCCTGTGGTTCGTGTTCTACGTCGCGTGCATCGTGGGCTCCGCCGAGATCTTCGGGCTGGCGAATTCGGTGTTGGTGGATGCGGCGTTGCGGGACCCACTGACGTCGGTGTGGAACCGTGCGGGCGTCGTCCGGCACGCGACCCGGGTGATCGGCAGAGCGCGGCGCCGCGGGGATCAGGTCGCCGTCGTGGTGCTCGACGTCGACGATTTCAAAGGTGTCAACGACCGTCGCGGCCATGCTGCGGGCGATCTCGTGCTCAGCGGTCTCGCACAGCGGTGGGTCAGCAGGCTACCGCCCAACAGCGTGATCGGCCGGGTCGGTGGTGACGAATTCGTCGTCCTGCTCGGCGGTTCCGACGAACACCGCGCCCGTGCGCTCGCCGCCGAACTGGTCGACGGACATTCCGTCGATGTGACATACGGGGTGGCGGCGGGGCCCGCCGAGTCCGACGCGTTCGAGACGTTGTTCGCCTCCGCCGACGAGGATCTCTACCGGAGCAAGCGAGCCCGCTCTCCTCAGGCGGCGACCAGGAAGCCGGCGACGTCCTCGGCCACCGGTCCGGCCTGTAGCCGGAACGACTGCAGCGGACCGATCAGCGGCTCGTCGTAG
- a CDS encoding flavin-containing monooxygenase, whose translation MSSQLRHERVVVMGAGPCGLAIARQLAHEQKVDALVLDRATAPVSTWRGRYDGFRLNTCGYWSHLPGQPIPRRYGRWPKRDDMVDYFDSYVRRQQLRLGLGVTVTRIDRDDDRWQITTDGESYTADAVVIATGNYHTPALPAWPGMEGYTGELLHSADYRNPWPFAGRDVLVVGVGNSATDIALQLSDGVAGRVRLAVRTPPHLVPRSAAGIPVDAFSAALRRLPVPVLDHAAALVSRLWFGDLTSAGLPAPRRGIYRALLDDGSIPTLGDELVPQIKAGRIEVVAAVEAFDGDAVVLADGQIIRPEVVIGATGYRHGLEPLVGHLGVLDEEGAPVVNGLPSAAPGLWFAGYDEPLIGPLQSFRLQAGPVAEDVAGFLVAA comes from the coding sequence ATGTCCTCTCAACTACGCCACGAACGCGTCGTCGTCATGGGTGCCGGTCCCTGCGGGTTGGCGATCGCCCGCCAACTCGCCCACGAACAGAAGGTCGACGCGCTGGTCCTCGACCGCGCGACGGCGCCCGTGTCCACCTGGCGGGGCCGCTACGACGGGTTCCGGCTCAACACCTGCGGCTACTGGTCTCACCTGCCCGGGCAGCCGATTCCACGCCGCTACGGCCGCTGGCCCAAGCGTGACGACATGGTCGACTACTTCGACAGTTACGTTCGCCGCCAACAGCTTCGGCTCGGCCTCGGAGTCACGGTGACCCGGATCGACCGCGACGACGATCGGTGGCAGATCACCACCGACGGGGAGTCGTACACGGCTGATGCCGTCGTGATCGCGACGGGGAACTATCACACCCCGGCGCTGCCGGCATGGCCCGGAATGGAGGGTTACACCGGCGAACTCCTGCACTCCGCCGACTACCGCAACCCCTGGCCGTTCGCCGGACGCGACGTGCTGGTGGTCGGAGTGGGGAACTCCGCCACCGACATCGCGCTGCAGCTCAGCGACGGGGTGGCCGGCCGCGTCCGGTTGGCCGTACGCACCCCGCCGCACCTGGTGCCGCGTTCGGCCGCCGGGATCCCGGTGGACGCATTCAGCGCCGCGCTGCGCCGGCTGCCGGTCCCCGTGCTCGACCACGCCGCCGCTCTGGTGAGCAGGCTGTGGTTCGGCGACCTGACGTCCGCGGGACTGCCGGCACCGCGCCGGGGCATCTACCGCGCACTGCTCGACGACGGCAGCATCCCCACGCTCGGAGACGAATTGGTCCCGCAGATCAAGGCCGGGCGCATCGAGGTGGTCGCCGCCGTCGAGGCGTTCGACGGGGACGCCGTCGTGCTCGCCGACGGGCAGATCATCCGGCCGGAGGTGGTCATCGGCGCGACGGGATACCGCCACGGGCTGGAACCGCTCGTCGGGCATCTCGGTGTGCTCGACGAGGAGGGGGCGCCGGTGGTCAACGGACTGCCCTCGGCGGCGCCGGGCCTGTGGTTCGCCGGCTACGACGAGCCGCTGATCGGTCCGCTGCAGTCGTTCCGGCTACAGGCCGGACCGGTGGCCGAGGACGTCGCCGGCTTCCTGGTCGCCGCCTGA
- a CDS encoding hemerythrin domain-containing protein, protein MTSSLADQNLAQLGGPFSVLTRQKRDHIELDRLLHHIDASTGDERQDYLTELCRLVFPHAFAEEAVLWPAIRKMVPDGEPLTLEIEREHQEINELFTELEKYPVDDPRHRELWPRIESLLREDVRDEEDRLLPMLQDAADRRTLIQLGWAWEAVRRTAPTRPHPVVARRPPGNALAAAPLTVLDRARDHLDRGARRSSGRQRSVLTAVSSGLARVAGLVEHVPPLTRGEDPSTHSPRTPDKQ, encoded by the coding sequence ATGACGTCATCCCTTGCCGACCAGAACCTCGCACAGCTCGGCGGCCCGTTCAGCGTCCTCACGCGCCAGAAGCGTGACCACATCGAACTCGACCGATTGCTGCACCACATCGACGCGAGCACCGGCGACGAACGGCAGGACTATCTCACCGAACTGTGCCGCCTCGTGTTCCCGCACGCGTTCGCCGAGGAGGCGGTGCTGTGGCCGGCGATCCGCAAGATGGTGCCCGACGGTGAACCGCTGACGTTGGAGATCGAACGCGAACACCAGGAGATCAACGAGCTGTTCACCGAACTCGAGAAGTACCCCGTCGACGACCCACGCCACCGGGAGCTGTGGCCACGCATCGAATCGCTTCTGCGCGAAGATGTTCGAGACGAAGAAGACCGACTGCTGCCGATGCTCCAGGATGCCGCCGACCGTCGCACGCTGATCCAGTTGGGTTGGGCGTGGGAGGCGGTGCGGCGGACCGCGCCGACCCGTCCGCACCCGGTCGTGGCGCGGCGCCCACCGGGTAACGCACTGGCGGCGGCGCCGCTCACCGTGCTCGACCGTGCACGCGATCACCTCGACCGCGGCGCGCGTCGCTCGTCGGGCCGCCAGCGCAGTGTGTTGACGGCAGTGAGCTCCGGGCTCGCCCGCGTCGCGGGCCTCGTCGAACACGTCCCACCACTGACGCGGGGCGAGGATCCGAGCACCCACTCGCCGCGCACCCCTGACAAACAGTGA
- a CDS encoding manganese catalase family protein, translating to MFRHTDYMQFDVKPEKPDPVYAAKLQELLGGAYGEMTVTMQYLMQGWNCRMKGKYKDLIMDIATEEIGHVEMIATMIARLLEGAPATNATQNAMGDSVVAAVMGGMDPQQAIVTGGAPTLSDSRGVPWNGRYVTASGNLLADFYANVTAEAQGRVQTARLWHMTDDPGVKAMLRFNLARDTYHQNMWLAAIEELQADGLEGVIAPNDLFDEENSEQANTLWHLSDGADADKGRWIGPLPDGIHTGVFLADPQPQGDRQSGPPPDPKLYVTYDGSLGEPRPPALGTEKGVMGKLKDAIDPDKT from the coding sequence ATGTTCCGCCATACCGATTACATGCAATTCGACGTCAAGCCCGAGAAGCCGGATCCGGTCTACGCGGCCAAGCTCCAAGAGCTGCTCGGCGGCGCCTACGGCGAGATGACCGTGACGATGCAGTACCTGATGCAGGGCTGGAACTGTCGCATGAAGGGCAAGTACAAGGACCTCATCATGGATATCGCGACCGAGGAGATCGGTCACGTCGAGATGATCGCGACCATGATCGCCCGCCTGCTCGAGGGTGCACCGGCCACCAACGCCACCCAGAACGCGATGGGCGACTCGGTCGTCGCCGCCGTGATGGGTGGGATGGACCCGCAGCAGGCCATTGTCACCGGTGGCGCGCCCACCCTGTCGGACAGTCGGGGCGTGCCGTGGAACGGCCGCTACGTCACCGCATCGGGCAACCTGCTCGCAGACTTCTACGCCAACGTGACGGCCGAGGCGCAGGGCCGCGTGCAGACCGCGCGGCTGTGGCACATGACCGACGACCCGGGCGTGAAGGCGATGCTGCGGTTCAACCTCGCCCGCGACACCTACCACCAGAACATGTGGCTGGCCGCGATCGAGGAGCTGCAGGCCGACGGGCTGGAGGGCGTCATCGCACCGAACGATCTGTTCGACGAGGAGAACTCCGAGCAAGCCAACACGCTGTGGCATCTGTCGGACGGCGCGGACGCCGACAAGGGTCGGTGGATCGGACCGCTGCCCGATGGCATCCACACCGGCGTGTTCCTCGCGGATCCGCAGCCGCAGGGCGACCGCCAGTCCGGGCCGCCGCCGGACCCCAAGCTGTACGTCACCTACGACGGCTCCCTCGGTGAGCCGCGGCCACCGGCGTTGGGAACGGAGAAGGGCGTGATGGGCAAGCTGAAGGACGCGATCGATCCCGACAAGACGTAA
- a CDS encoding protein adenylyltransferase SelO, whose product MTALILDDRFARELPEMAVRWRAQEAPDPRLLVLNEQLAGGLGLDADWLRTPDGVRLLVGNSVPSGATPVAQAYSGHQFGGFAPRLGDGRALLLGELVDADGRIRDLHLKGSGHTPFARAGDGLAAVGPMLREYIVSEAMHALGIPTTRSLAVVATGRSVQRETMLDGAVLARVASSHLRVGSFQYAAATGDRDLLRRLADHAIARHHPQAAEADNRYLALFEAVASAQARLIARWMLVGFIHGVMNTDNMTISGETIDYGPCAFMDVYDPETVFSSIDMWGRYAYGNQPSMAAWNLARFAEALLPLLADDLDQAITMAEAALGAFGREYAAALSAGMQEKIGLSGADETVVAPLLEDLLTLLQQNHIDFTSFFRDLGRAARGDTEPARGLFADLAGFDVWLNRWRALDPDGEAMDRVNPIYIPRNHLVEEALTAAAAGDLSPVERLLTAVTGPFEERPGLQRFAEPAPEDFGRYRTFCGT is encoded by the coding sequence GTGACAGCCCTGATCCTCGACGACCGCTTCGCGCGGGAACTGCCGGAGATGGCGGTCCGCTGGCGGGCCCAGGAGGCTCCCGACCCGCGACTGCTCGTGCTCAACGAGCAGTTGGCGGGGGGCCTCGGTCTCGATGCCGACTGGCTGCGCACCCCCGACGGGGTGCGTCTGTTGGTCGGCAATTCGGTCCCCAGCGGCGCCACCCCGGTGGCGCAGGCCTACTCCGGCCATCAGTTCGGCGGGTTCGCCCCCCGCCTCGGTGACGGCCGCGCGCTGCTGCTCGGTGAGCTCGTCGACGCCGACGGCCGCATCCGCGACCTGCATCTCAAGGGCTCCGGGCACACACCGTTCGCCCGCGCCGGTGACGGTTTGGCCGCGGTGGGACCGATGCTGCGTGAATACATCGTCAGCGAGGCCATGCACGCCCTCGGGATCCCGACCACGCGTTCCCTCGCAGTGGTGGCGACCGGACGCTCGGTGCAGCGCGAGACCATGCTCGACGGGGCCGTGCTGGCCCGGGTGGCGAGCAGCCACCTGCGCGTCGGCAGCTTCCAGTACGCGGCCGCCACCGGTGACCGCGACCTGCTGCGCCGGCTCGCCGACCACGCCATCGCGCGCCATCACCCGCAGGCGGCCGAAGCCGACAACCGGTATCTGGCCTTGTTCGAGGCGGTGGCGTCGGCCCAGGCACGCTTGATCGCCCGGTGGATGCTCGTCGGATTCATCCACGGCGTGATGAACACCGACAACATGACGATCTCCGGCGAGACCATCGACTACGGGCCGTGTGCGTTCATGGATGTCTACGACCCCGAGACGGTCTTCAGCTCCATCGACATGTGGGGCCGGTACGCCTACGGCAACCAGCCCTCGATGGCCGCCTGGAACCTGGCCCGCTTCGCCGAGGCGCTGCTTCCGCTGCTGGCCGACGATCTCGACCAGGCGATCACCATGGCGGAGGCCGCGCTCGGCGCGTTCGGCCGGGAGTACGCCGCCGCGTTGTCCGCCGGAATGCAGGAAAAGATCGGGCTGTCCGGGGCCGATGAGACCGTCGTCGCCCCGCTGCTCGAGGATCTGCTGACGCTGTTGCAGCAGAATCACATCGACTTCACGTCGTTCTTCCGCGACCTCGGCCGCGCCGCCCGCGGCGACACCGAACCCGCGCGCGGGTTGTTCGCCGACCTCGCGGGCTTCGACGTGTGGCTGAACCGCTGGCGTGCGCTGGACCCCGACGGCGAGGCGATGGACCGGGTGAACCCGATCTACATCCCCCGCAATCACCTCGTCGAGGAGGCGCTGACCGCGGCCGCCGCGGGCGACCTGTCGCCGGTCGAGCGTCTGCTCACCGCAGTGACCGGGCCGTTCGAGGAACGGCCCGGTCTCCAGCGTTTTGCGGAACCGGCTCCCGAGGACTTCGGCCGGTACCGCACGTTCTGCGGTACCTGA
- a CDS encoding HpcH/HpaI aldolase/citrate lyase family protein, with protein MDPVLARSWLLVNGAHGDRFEPAVRSRADIVVLDIEDAVAPKDKVTARDNVVRWLQAGNSDWVRINGFGTPWWADDLDALAGTPVGGVMLAMAESVDHVSETAKRLPGVPIVALVETARGLERITEIAAAKGTFRLAFGIGDFRRDTGFGDNPATLAYARSRFTIAAKAAHLPSAIDGPTIGSSALRLIEATAVSTEFGMTGKICLSPDQCSVVNEGLSPSQDEISWAKEFFAEFERDGGEIRNGSDLPRIARANKILDLARAYGIEVTDFEDEPVHMPAPSDTYHY; from the coding sequence ATCGACCCGGTGCTCGCGCGCAGCTGGCTGCTGGTCAACGGCGCGCACGGCGACCGGTTCGAACCCGCGGTCCGCTCACGCGCCGACATCGTCGTCCTCGACATCGAAGACGCCGTGGCCCCCAAGGACAAGGTGACGGCCCGCGACAACGTGGTCCGCTGGCTGCAGGCAGGCAACTCGGACTGGGTCCGAATCAACGGGTTCGGCACGCCGTGGTGGGCCGACGACCTCGACGCGCTCGCGGGCACGCCGGTCGGCGGGGTGATGCTCGCGATGGCCGAATCGGTCGACCACGTCAGCGAAACCGCCAAACGGCTGCCCGGCGTGCCGATCGTCGCGCTGGTGGAAACCGCCCGCGGCCTGGAGCGCATCACCGAGATCGCGGCGGCGAAGGGCACCTTCCGGCTGGCGTTCGGCATCGGCGACTTCCGTCGGGACACCGGCTTCGGCGACAATCCGGCGACGTTGGCCTACGCCCGGTCCCGCTTCACCATCGCGGCGAAGGCGGCGCATCTGCCCAGTGCCATCGACGGGCCGACGATCGGTTCGAGCGCGCTGCGGCTCATCGAGGCGACGGCGGTGTCCACGGAGTTCGGGATGACCGGCAAGATCTGCCTGAGCCCTGACCAGTGCTCGGTGGTCAACGAGGGGCTGTCGCCCTCACAGGATGAGATCTCGTGGGCGAAGGAGTTCTTCGCGGAGTTCGAGCGCGACGGCGGAGAGATCCGCAACGGGTCCGACCTTCCCCGGATCGCGCGGGCCAACAAAATTCTCGACCTGGCCCGCGCCTACGGCATCGAGGTCACCGACTTCGAGGACGAACCCGTGCACATGCCCGCCCCGTCGGACACATACCACTACTAG
- a CDS encoding DmpA family aminopeptidase — MRTRELGIVIGEHPTGPHNAITDVPGVRVGHTTLEQAGPPAVRTGVTVVVPHDDIWTEPIFAGAHRLNGSGELTGLEWIRESGELTSAIALTNTHSVGVVRDALVDAQVGARGDGLYWSLPVVGETYDGVLNDINGHHVRAEHVHAALAGASGGPVAEGNVGGGTGMICHGFKGGIGTASRIADTAAGRYTVGALVQANHGRRERFRVNGVPVGELVGPDVVPLPGMPVTYEPGSGSIIVIVATDAPLLPHQCTRLAQRSALAVSRVGGSGEQYSGDLMLAFSTGNRGIPPYSWDEDAGTGRPEIAVRMVAPQLMTLLFDLTIEATEEAIVNAVAAATTVTGRDGRTAHALDHTLFRQAMAPRH; from the coding sequence ATGCGTACGCGCGAACTCGGCATCGTGATCGGTGAGCACCCCACCGGTCCGCACAACGCCATCACCGACGTGCCGGGTGTGCGGGTCGGGCACACCACCCTCGAACAGGCGGGTCCGCCCGCGGTGCGCACCGGTGTGACCGTCGTCGTCCCCCACGACGACATCTGGACCGAGCCGATCTTCGCCGGTGCGCACCGGCTCAACGGCAGTGGGGAACTCACCGGCCTGGAGTGGATCCGCGAATCCGGCGAGCTGACGTCGGCGATCGCGCTGACGAACACCCACAGCGTCGGAGTGGTGCGCGACGCCCTGGTCGACGCGCAGGTCGGGGCCCGCGGCGACGGCCTCTACTGGTCACTGCCCGTGGTGGGCGAGACCTACGACGGCGTGCTCAACGACATCAACGGTCACCACGTGCGGGCCGAGCACGTGCACGCCGCACTGGCCGGCGCGAGCGGCGGTCCGGTGGCAGAGGGCAACGTCGGCGGCGGCACAGGCATGATCTGCCACGGATTCAAGGGCGGCATCGGCACCGCGTCCCGGATCGCCGACACCGCTGCGGGCCGCTACACCGTCGGCGCGCTGGTGCAGGCCAACCACGGCCGCCGGGAGCGGTTCCGCGTCAACGGGGTGCCCGTCGGCGAGCTCGTCGGCCCCGACGTCGTACCCCTGCCCGGCATGCCGGTGACGTACGAGCCGGGGTCCGGTTCGATCATCGTGATCGTCGCGACCGATGCGCCGCTGCTGCCGCACCAGTGCACCCGGCTGGCGCAGCGGTCCGCGCTCGCGGTCAGCCGGGTCGGCGGCAGCGGCGAACAGTACAGCGGCGATCTGATGCTGGCCTTCTCCACCGGTAACCGGGGGATCCCGCCGTATTCGTGGGACGAGGACGCCGGCACCGGGCGCCCCGAGATCGCCGTCCGGATGGTCGCGCCGCAGCTGATGACGCTGCTGTTCGACCTCACGATCGAGGCCACCGAGGAGGCGATCGTGAACGCGGTCGCCGCTGCCACCACCGTGACCGGCCGCGACGGGCGCACCGCCCACGCCCTCGACCACACCCTGTTTCGCCAGGCCATGGCGCCGCGACACTAA